The sequence AAGATGATAAAGCCGTGCCTGCCCACCACTTATAACGGGATAGATGGGAAAGGTATTGAGTACCATAATTTTGGGCTGGTATTGCTTTTGCAGATTTAATAATTCTTTAGCCAATGCAGGCCAGCTTATTTCTTTTACAGTGTTATAAGCAGATTGCCCCAGCTGATAGCAAAGAGTTGGATCTGAGCAGAGTTTTTGAATTGCTCCGGCAATATCATCACAATCCGGGTTTACAATTAGGCCATTTTTCATGTTTTTTACTAATTCGGTTACTCCTCCACTATCGGTACAGCTTAATACGGCTTTGCCAGCGATCATCGCTTCATAGGTGATCAGGCCAAAGTCTTCATGTTTGGGTATAAAGGGGATAAATAGGGCATTGGCGTATTCCTGGGCTAATTGCTGCTCGGATATATGACCAAGTAAGCTAATGGAGGGATGATTGCGAATAAGCTGCTCCAGCTCGGTGCTTTGTGGGCCGGTTCCTGCAATTCTTAATGGTGTTTTTACGCCTGATTTGCAATAGGCTTTAATGAGCAGATCAATTCGTTTAGGCGTATCAAGGCGGCTGGCGGTGAAAATGGCCGGGCTAGTTTGCGTATTGGCGATGACATCCTTTTGAGGTAATGAGCTGGGGTGGTAGAGTACATCGGGCTTAATTTTATCTGGAAAGTATTCCTGGCGGCTGGCTACTTCATGGGCAATTGCGGTATAACGCATGATTTGCCCTGGTGCTAAGGCGATAGAGTCAAAAAAATGCACGATAGCACGTAATAACGGGCCGGGCAGAGCGGTATCTTCCTTGTTTAGTATCTGTAATTTTTTTATGTTTTTTAATTCATCAAAGCATTCGGTCAGGTTAATTCTATCTGGATTTTTAAGGGTTAATAAATGATATAGATCAGGTAGCTTTTTTGCTAAATAATCAATATTTTTTATTAAATTTTCTGGATAAGTATCATATAGGCCACGCAGTGTGTGCTGCATAAATAATATATGCCGTGGATGGGATATCATCCATGCAGGATATTTGGTGCTGATCACTAAATCAAAGTGATTTAAATCAAGCTTGGCAAAGTTCTGATAGCTTTGAATAATGGCCCAGAAATCATGTTCCGGGCTGGGCAGTTTAATAAGCTCTGCTGTGATGTTTTCTTGCTGATTTAAAGCCTGCCACAAGCCTTTCCATATGTTTTCAGCGCCTCCCCACACAAAGGGCACTCCGCTTGGAGCAACAATAGCTACTTTCAATTAGGCCTCCAGTAATTGGCTAACTACTTTATCCCAGCTGATCCCAAATTGGGGCCATGCTGCTTTTGCTGCTTTACCCATTGTTGCTGTTTGATCGGGATGCTGGCTAATCCAGTTTAATATTTCGGCAATGGCTTCAGGGTTAGGCTCAATAATCCAGCCTGTATGTTCGTGTTCAATAAATTCTAAAGGTCCGCCAGAGTCTGTGCAGCTTATGACCGGTTTGCCAGAGAGCATGGCTTCATGGGTGATATAGCCATAGTCTTCATCAAATGGAGCAAAAAATACGGCAGTGCAATGGGCGTAATAGGCTATTTTTTGTGCCTCACTAATTGCCCCCAGCATTCTCACTCGCTCATTCAGGCCCAGCCGATTAATTAATTGTTTAAGCTGCTCTGATTGCCCGCCAGTGCCCGCAATGACAATGGGCAAAGATTCGGGCGCCAGAGCTAGTGCTTTAATTAATAAATCCTGGCGCTTTAATGTTTCAATACGGCTGGGACAAAAAATATAGCCTAAATTTTCTGCTGGATGAAAGGCTTGATATGCAGGAGGCGGGTGATACAAGGCTGTGGCAGTTAAATGATTATATTGATAAAGCCGCGCTGCAACACGCCTGGAATTTGCAAAGCGCTGATGACATTGGCTTAATGATTGCCAATCAAATTGCTCAATTGCATT comes from Iodobacter ciconiae and encodes:
- a CDS encoding glycosyltransferase family 4 protein → MKVAIVAPSGVPFVWGGAENIWKGLWQALNQQENITAELIKLPSPEHDFWAIIQSYQNFAKLDLNHFDLVISTKYPAWMISHPRHILFMQHTLRGLYDTYPENLIKNIDYLAKKLPDLYHLLTLKNPDRINLTECFDELKNIKKLQILNKEDTALPGPLLRAIVHFFDSIALAPGQIMRYTAIAHEVASRQEYFPDKIKPDVLYHPSSLPQKDVIANTQTSPAIFTASRLDTPKRIDLLIKAYCKSGVKTPLRIAGTGPQSTELEQLIRNHPSISLLGHISEQQLAQEYANALFIPFIPKHEDFGLITYEAMIAGKAVLSCTDSGGVTELVKNMKNGLIVNPDCDDIAGAIQKLCSDPTLCYQLGQSAYNTVKEISWPALAKELLNLQKQYQPKIMVLNTFPIYPVISGGQARLYHLYSGLSMLGYSIELLNLDFNTSTVQSRHLNKNFIEVLIPVGDKFRKKLRTEEKRLNISCVDWLAARHPELLTEWQAEIKRRAPWVSLIVCSHPYAYPVMKQAGIKKWLYEAHNVEADLKAQIYQRHPEEAQQIKELELQCARGAQHIICCSHEDSTRMQTLYKLPAHKFSTIANGADTQNIKYLDQAGRKEARVKMGLDPTNNISLFMGSNHGPNIEAVEQILIAAKQDLSLHYIILGSIAQVFKKKNIPKNVRFLGTVSQAEKQLWLQIASIGLNPMLNGSGSNLKLIEYAAAGLPIISTKFGVRGTRFETGVHYINAEFLPAAVADTLKKTDLQLDIMTNKAMEYVKNELSWQGLADKYSHEIKNNIFKNKEESLQPPPVNQTSSLPG
- a CDS encoding glycosyltransferase family 4 protein, with amino-acid sequence MRVMLAANITPFLHGGADYHIQGTANALIAAGCQVEILRLPFTFSPAQSILDLMQWCKTLDLNQPNGYRIDRLISLQFPCYGIHHNKHTAWIMHQHRAVYELYEQSPAKQPELKNAIEQFDWQSLSQCHQRFANSRRVAARLYQYNHLTATALYHPPPAYQAFHPAENLGYIFCPSRIETLKRQDLLIKALALAPESLPIVIAGTGGQSEQLKQLINRLGLNERVRMLGAISEAQKIAYYAHCTAVFFAPFDEDYGYITHEAMLSGKPVISCTDSGGPLEFIEHEHTGWIIEPNPEAIAEILNWISQHPDQTATMGKAAKAAWPQFGISWDKVVSQLLEA